The following proteins come from a genomic window of Candidatus Coatesbacteria bacterium:
- a CDS encoding polysaccharide deacetylase family protein, which yields MSPVKQKLQVFLLGGAFLLLVVLGAVPPAAAGQAELTAFIGEYHATAVEEGTPRYDVAGLLDYLTPERYRIEERLRNDLSSAAAARTWEELRSLAASDQPPLRWERLTDGSESVADYQRYALIGRPRLMWALGKPDEWIDPTLTQREPPRVSILMYHDIRPHSNYSTVITPGQFERQVRYLAENDYTFITISQLLDAVYSGGAGLPERCVALTFDDGWSGVYDYAFPVLKRYGGTATLYVYTNYVDRGGRTISWDQYREMLAAGFEVGSHTVSHCDLTDRETWDGSGTKPPAGRGSYTDRLMHELVDSRLILEEKLGIEVRSLALPYGCYDSYVLKSALLAGYEGVLTIRQANTYVDANTNELELHRWNIVPSLTLGQFIARLER from the coding sequence ATGTCCCCGGTCAAGCAAAAGCTACAGGTCTTCTTACTGGGCGGCGCCTTCCTGCTGCTGGTGGTTCTGGGGGCCGTCCCCCCCGCCGCCGCCGGCCAGGCCGAGCTGACGGCCTTTATCGGCGAGTATCATGCCACCGCCGTCGAGGAGGGCACACCGCGCTACGACGTCGCCGGTCTGCTCGACTACCTGACGCCGGAACGCTACCGGATCGAGGAACGTCTACGCAACGATCTGTCCTCGGCCGCGGCCGCTCGGACCTGGGAGGAGCTGCGCAGCCTGGCCGCTTCCGACCAGCCGCCCCTGCGCTGGGAACGACTGACCGACGGCTCTGAAAGCGTCGCCGACTATCAGCGCTACGCTCTGATCGGCCGACCCCGGCTGATGTGGGCCCTGGGCAAACCCGACGAATGGATCGATCCGACACTGACCCAGCGGGAGCCGCCCCGGGTGTCGATCCTGATGTACCACGACATCCGCCCCCACAGCAACTACTCCACCGTCATCACCCCGGGCCAGTTCGAACGGCAGGTGCGTTATCTGGCCGAGAACGACTACACCTTCATCACCATCTCCCAGCTCCTCGACGCCGTCTATTCCGGCGGCGCGGGTCTGCCCGAGCGCTGTGTGGCCCTGACCTTCGACGACGGCTGGTCCGGCGTCTACGACTACGCCTTTCCCGTACTGAAGCGCTACGGCGGCACGGCGACGCTCTACGTCTACACCAACTACGTCGACCGCGGCGGGCGGACGATCAGTTGGGACCAGTACCGGGAGATGCTGGCCGCCGGCTTCGAGGTCGGCAGCCATACGGTCAGTCACTGCGATCTGACCGACCGCGAAACCTGGGACGGCTCCGGAACCAAGCCGCCCGCGGGCCGCGGCTCCTACACCGACCGGCTGATGCACGAGCTGGTCGACTCCAGGCTGATCCTGGAGGAGAAGCTGGGCATCGAGGTGCGCAGCCTGGCCCTGCCCTACGGCTGCTACGATTCCTACGTGCTCAAGAGCGCCCTGCTGGCGGGCTACGAAGGCGTGTTGACCATCCGTCAGGCCAACACCTACGTCGACGCCAACACCAACGAGCTGGAGCTCCACCGCTGGAACATCGTTCCCTCGCTGACCCTCGGCCAGTTCATCGCCCGGCTGGAGCGCTGA